In the Syntrophales bacterium genome, ACAAGATGGTGGTGATCCTGGGGGATAACATAATCGAAAGGAATATCTGCAAATCGGTGCAGGCATTTAAAGAGCAGAGAGAAGGTGCTCGTATTATACTAAAGGAGGTTCCCGATCCCCAACGTTTTGGCGTACCAGTTTTTGCGGGGGACCGTCTTGTTCGCATCGAGGAGAAACCCGCTCGTCCTGCTTCAAATTACGCAGTTATTGGCATTTACATGTACGATAGTCGCGTTTTTGATTACATAAGAACATTGAAACCATCAGCGCGGGGAGAACTGGAGATTACAGATGTGAACAACCGCTATATCGAGGCGGGTATTATGGAGTGGGACGTTTTAGAGGGCTGGTGGAGTGATGCAGGTACCTTTGAATCGCTCCACTATGCGAGCAACATGGTCAAGCTCACTGGGGCTAACAAGATGACGTGAAGGTTATATAATGGCTTATGATATATGGGGAAAATGTTGACATACATTGTTGCTTTCATTGTCGGTGCTGTTGTGGGAAGTTTTCTCAATGTCGTAATTAGCAGGGTTCCTCTTGGCCGTTCTATAATTTCCCCACCTTCTAACTGCCCTGTCTGTGGGGAGCGTATAGTCTTTTATGATAACATTCCTATACTGAGTTTCCTTCTGCTACGAGGGAGGTGTCGATACTGTAAGGAGAGAATTTCCTGGAGGTATTTTACTGTAGAACTCTTAACGGCGTTTCTAGCTCTCACGTTATTGATAAAATTTGGTGTGAATCTAAGGTTTCTGGTCTTTTTTATCTTTCTCTGTGTGCTTGTTGTTGTTGCATTTATCGATCTGGAGCACGGGATCGTGCCGCATATTATTGTTTTGCCGGGTATACCTATTTGCTTTATGGTGAGTATTTTCGTATTGGGATTGAAGTTTACAGATGCCCTTGTTGGTTTATTCGCGGGTGTGGCTATCTTATACCTCATTGCTTTGTACTACGAGTCCATAACGGGTAACGAGGGTTTGGGTGCTGGAGATGTTAATCTTTTGGGTATGATAGGGGCTTTCTTAGGTTGGCAAGGTTTGATAGTTGTGTTACCAGTAGCTGCCGTTTTAGGTGCGGCTGCGGGAATTATCATTGTCTTAGTTAAAGGGAAAGACTTGAAGTACGCTTTGCCTTTCGCCCCCTTTCTCTCGCTAGGAGCCGGTGTTTATATTTTTGTTAAGTGAATCCACTTGACTTGATCGCTGTTGCGTATTACGCTAGGTGCAAGTTAAAAAGGAGCGACCTTTGTGGTAGCTTCTTTTTTTACGTTCTGAGGGTTGGATATGAAAAAAGAAGTTCAGAGGATGTTAAAGAATACGTTGATTACCTTACAGCGGGAAGGTCGTTTAAGTTTGGAGACGCTGCCTAGGGTTGAGGTGGAAACCGCAAAAGAAGAGGCGCATGGTGATTATGCTACTAATGTGGCGATGGTTCTTGCTTCTTTGCTTAGGAGATCTCCCCACGAAATTGCGGGGATGATTGTGGGTCGTATCCAAGATGAGAAAAAAATACTGGACCGGGTTGAAGTTGCCGGTCCAGGTTTTATAAATTTTTTCATAAAAGATGATGTTTGGAGGTCATCGCTGGTACATATCGAGAAAGAAGGTCAAGCTTATGGGACAGGTGACATGGGTGAGGGATACCGCGCACAGGTGGAATTTGTCAGTGCAAATCCTACGGGTCCCCTTCACATTGGTCATGCTCGAGGTGCGGTTGTCGGTGACGTTATTGCAAATATTCTTAAAGCTTCTGGATATGAGGTGGAGAAGGAATACTATATAAACGATGCGGGAAACCAAATATGGAATCTGGGAAGGTCGGTGTATTACCGTTATCTTCAAATGGCGGGACGAGAGGTGGATTTTCCGGAAACATGTTACCAAGGGGATTATATAAAGGAGCTTGCCCAAAGGATCCTGGTAAATGAGGGCACGAAATTCCTCGAGTGGGATGAGGATAAGGTCATCAATCACTTCGCTGATCTGGCCTCTGGGGTTATAATGGAAGGTATTAAGAGGGATCTTCGTGATTTTGGAGTTACGTTTGATTTCTATTTTAGTGAAAGGGATCTTTATCGCGACGGAAGTGTAGATCGAGTTATCACTGACTTGGAAGCCAGGGGATTTGTCTACAGGGAAGATGGTACTCTGTGGTTTCGGTCAACTGCTTTCGGTGATGAGAAGGACAGGGTAATTGTGAGAAAGAGGGGAGAACCCACCTATTTTGCGGCGGATGTTGCCTATCATCGCTACAAATTCGCAAGAGGTTTCCATCTGATCATCGATGTCTGGGGGGCGGATCATCACGGGTATATACCACGCCTCCAAGCGGGCATTCGGGCGCTTGGTTATACTGGGGAAGCTCTGAGGGTGATTCTGGTACAGATGGTCAACCTGCTTCGCGATGGTAAGCCTGTGGCCATGTCCACGAGAGCAGGTGAATTTGTTACACTACGCGAAGTTTTAGATGAGGTGGGGAGAGATGCTGCCAGGTACAATTTTTTGATGCGCCGTTCTGACAGCCATCTGGATTTTGATCTTGAAGTGGCGAAGAAACAGTCTAACGAAAACCCGGTCTACTATGTTCAGTATGCCCATGCGCGAATTGCGAGCATACTCCGAATGGCGGAAGAAAGGGGTATAACTGTGCCCCGTTTCGAAGAGACTCCTCTCTTTAGACTGATCCTCCCTGAGGAGATGCACCTTATAAAGGCGGCTGTGCGTTATCCGGAGGTTGTAATGGCAGCGGCCAGTGCTCTTGAACCTCACCGCCTAACGTTTTATCTAAACGACCTTGCGAGTGTTTTTCACAGTTATTACAACCGATACCGCGTTATATCGGATGATAGTGAGTTGACCGCAGCGAGGCTTTTCCTCGTAAATTCTTTACGTATCGTTTTTAGAAATTGTTTGGGACTACTAGGTGTCGACGCCCCGGATCGGATGTAGATCTATGAAGTGGAAGAATAGAAAACCGGGTGTAGTGGTTCTAGGGAGGAGGGGTGTAGTTGTTTTGGTGGTGGGTATGGCGCTTCTTGTTTTTGTCTTTTTTCTTTTCGGTGTTCATGCGGGGAGACACATCGATGTTATGCCTGAGAAAATCGCCTGGGGAATCCCAAAGAAAGTACTTAGCGCTCTAAATTTGTTGCCCCCGAAGGGGGAACATTTATCAATGTATCAACCCGTGAGTGAAGAGGTGCGTCCTCGGGATGATGTGGCAAGCCAATCCACCGCCGGTCAAGTTCAGTCCGGATATCCGGTGATTAAAGAGTCTGAAACGAATAAAGTGGTTGAGACCCGTGAAGATAAGGTGGTCAGACCTTTAACTGAAGAAGGAAGAACTACTGGGGAAGATAAGGAGGGAGTGAGGAGCCTTACGGCGAGAGCTCTGTACAAAGTACAGGTTGTTTCCCTACAGGACAAAAAAAGGGCGGAGGAGGTTGCCAGTTTGGTGAGAGAACAGGGTTATCGGGCCTCTGTGGTGAGTGTAGATATTACAGGTAAAGGTAGATGGTACCGCGTGTTTGCGGACGGTTTTATGTCGGAAGATAAAGCGAAGGAAGCTGCAGCGGTTTTGATGAAAAAGGTGAAGGGGCAGTGTATAGTTATGAAAGCCAATTGAGGTGGGTATGTTTGAACTACTGACAGAAAAATTAGAAGGAATATTTCGGAAGCTGAAGGGGAGAGGGCGTCTGGATGAAGAGAATATCAAAGGTGCCCTCCGAGAGATAAGAATGGCCCTTTTAGAGGCGGATGTGAACTACAAAGTTGTTAGGGACTTCGTTGAGGATATAAGAGGGCGAGCTGTTGGCGAGGAGGTTCTTCACAGTATAACACCCGGGCAGCAGGTGGTAAAAATAGTACATGATCGCCTCGTGGAACTTCTTGGGGGTACAAGCAGCCATTTGCGTTTAGGTAGCAGAATTCCTGCTGTCATTATGCTCGTTGGTCTTCAGGGATGTGGGAAGACGACGACTGCCGCTAAACTGGCACGTTTCCTAACGAAACAGGGTCATCGTGTTTGTCTAGCCTCTTCTGATGTGTACAGGCCCGCAGCAATGGAACAACTCCGGATACTAGGTCAGAGTGTAGGGGTGGAAGTTTATGATGCGAGAGGGGAGAAAGATGCCATTTTGATATGTAAAAAGGCGATGGACGAGGCTAGAAGTCGTGGTTGTGACGTTCTGATCTTGGACACAGCTGGCAGGCTACATATAAACGAAGAGATGATGGAGGAGCTTCGACGAATAAGAGATAACGTTAAACCAGCGGAGGTGCTTTTTGTAGCTGACGCTATGACCGGTCAAGAGGCGGTTAACGTAGCTGCCCGG is a window encoding:
- the ffh gene encoding signal recognition particle protein, which codes for MFELLTEKLEGIFRKLKGRGRLDEENIKGALREIRMALLEADVNYKVVRDFVEDIRGRAVGEEVLHSITPGQQVVKIVHDRLVELLGGTSSHLRLGSRIPAVIMLVGLQGCGKTTTAAKLARFLTKQGHRVCLASSDVYRPAAMEQLRILGQSVGVEVYDARGEKDAILICKKAMDEARSRGCDVLILDTAGRLHINEEMMEELRRIRDNVKPAEVLFVADAMTGQEAVNVAARFNEILGIDGVIMTKLDGDARGGAALSLKAVIGKPIKFVGTGEKIDALEVFHPARMASRILGMGDVVTLVEKVQATISEKEAQELERKLRKKEFTLEDFRNQLLQIKKMGSFREVMSMIPGFSKLKMADGMLPDDREIIKAIAIIDSMTKEERENYQIINGERRLRIARGSGTTVQDVNRLLKSYGEMRKLLKRITTKEGIKALKRSGFRF
- a CDS encoding sugar phosphate nucleotidyltransferase, with translation MKGVVLAGGLGTRLYPLTKVTNKHLLPVYDKPMIYYPIKTLVNAGIDEILIVTGGNNAGDFLRLLGNGKEFGLKHLNYTYQEGEGGIAAALALAEHFADGDKMVVILGDNIIERNICKSVQAFKEQREGARIILKEVPDPQRFGVPVFAGDRLVRIEEKPARPASNYAVIGIYMYDSRVFDYIRTLKPSARGELEITDVNNRYIEAGIMEWDVLEGWWSDAGTFESLHYASNMVKLTGANKMT
- the argS gene encoding arginine--tRNA ligase translates to MKKEVQRMLKNTLITLQREGRLSLETLPRVEVETAKEEAHGDYATNVAMVLASLLRRSPHEIAGMIVGRIQDEKKILDRVEVAGPGFINFFIKDDVWRSSLVHIEKEGQAYGTGDMGEGYRAQVEFVSANPTGPLHIGHARGAVVGDVIANILKASGYEVEKEYYINDAGNQIWNLGRSVYYRYLQMAGREVDFPETCYQGDYIKELAQRILVNEGTKFLEWDEDKVINHFADLASGVIMEGIKRDLRDFGVTFDFYFSERDLYRDGSVDRVITDLEARGFVYREDGTLWFRSTAFGDEKDRVIVRKRGEPTYFAADVAYHRYKFARGFHLIIDVWGADHHGYIPRLQAGIRALGYTGEALRVILVQMVNLLRDGKPVAMSTRAGEFVTLREVLDEVGRDAARYNFLMRRSDSHLDFDLEVAKKQSNENPVYYVQYAHARIASILRMAEERGITVPRFEETPLFRLILPEEMHLIKAAVRYPEVVMAAASALEPHRLTFYLNDLASVFHSYYNRYRVISDDSELTAARLFLVNSLRIVFRNCLGLLGVDAPDRM
- a CDS encoding prepilin peptidase gives rise to the protein MLTYIVAFIVGAVVGSFLNVVISRVPLGRSIISPPSNCPVCGERIVFYDNIPILSFLLLRGRCRYCKERISWRYFTVELLTAFLALTLLIKFGVNLRFLVFFIFLCVLVVVAFIDLEHGIVPHIIVLPGIPICFMVSIFVLGLKFTDALVGLFAGVAILYLIALYYESITGNEGLGAGDVNLLGMIGAFLGWQGLIVVLPVAAVLGAAAGIIIVLVKGKDLKYALPFAPFLSLGAGVYIFVK
- a CDS encoding SPOR domain-containing protein, coding for MKWKNRKPGVVVLGRRGVVVLVVGMALLVFVFFLFGVHAGRHIDVMPEKIAWGIPKKVLSALNLLPPKGEHLSMYQPVSEEVRPRDDVASQSTAGQVQSGYPVIKESETNKVVETREDKVVRPLTEEGRTTGEDKEGVRSLTARALYKVQVVSLQDKKRAEEVASLVREQGYRASVVSVDITGKGRWYRVFADGFMSEDKAKEAAAVLMKKVKGQCIVMKAN